In the Bacillus shivajii genome, one interval contains:
- a CDS encoding LOG family protein, translating into MKTIAVYCGSSEGHDPIYMEEARKLGKHLAENGIKLVYGGATVGCMGAVADAAIDAGGEVIGVMPEKLASLEITHENLTELHVVKDMHERKALMAQYADGFIALPGGAGTLEEWFEVFTWAQIGYHDKPCALLNINDYYTPLVSLFDHMIEQGFVKKEYKDLIVMEKDAANLLRKLQNY; encoded by the coding sequence TGAAGGGCATGACCCCATTTATATGGAAGAAGCGCGAAAACTAGGGAAGCATCTTGCTGAAAATGGAATCAAGCTGGTGTATGGAGGAGCGACTGTCGGCTGCATGGGAGCTGTTGCCGATGCTGCAATTGATGCAGGCGGAGAAGTGATTGGCGTCATGCCTGAAAAGCTGGCAAGTCTTGAAATCACACATGAAAACTTAACCGAACTGCATGTTGTTAAAGATATGCATGAAAGAAAAGCGCTCATGGCCCAATATGCTGATGGCTTTATTGCACTACCTGGAGGGGCAGGTACATTAGAAGAGTGGTTCGAAGTATTTACATGGGCACAAATTGGCTATCATGATAAGCCGTGCGCACTTCTGAACATAAATGACTATTACACACCGCTCGTTTCTTTATTTGATCACATGATTGAACAAGGCTTTGTAAAAAAAGAGTACAAGGATTTGATTGTCATGGAAAAGGATGCAGCGAATTTACTTCGGAAGTTGCAAAACTACTAA
- a CDS encoding ferritin-like domain-containing protein, with product MYPNHYYYYNPYYRGENQSALAKDMMKAINDEYSAIAFYRKLADMAHTDEARRQILEIRKNHVRHFDEFNRIYKNLTGRKPTPEVKEECPNTYRDGILAGFKNEQKTVNFYLDIADRTQDASIKEIFRRAAADEQNHAVWFLFFLQQH from the coding sequence ATGTATCCAAATCATTATTATTACTATAATCCATATTACCGTGGCGAGAACCAGTCAGCTCTGGCTAAAGATATGATGAAGGCGATCAATGACGAGTACAGTGCCATTGCTTTTTATAGGAAATTAGCAGATATGGCACATACCGATGAGGCAAGAAGGCAAATTCTCGAGATTCGAAAAAATCACGTACGGCATTTCGATGAATTTAATCGTATTTATAAAAATTTAACGGGTAGAAAGCCAACCCCTGAGGTCAAAGAAGAGTGTCCCAATACTTATAGGGATGGGATTTTAGCAGGGTTCAAAAATGAACAAAAGACTGTTAATTTTTATTTAGATATTGCAGATCGCACTCAGGATGCTTCCATAAAAGAAATATTTAGACGTGCTGCAGCAGATGAACAAAATCATGCGGTTTGGTTTTTATTTTTTCTTCAACAACATTAG
- a CDS encoding LysE/ArgO family amino acid transporter — translation MEAFIYGFILAFSLILPMGPQNVFIFTQGINQPTYRKALPSILTASISDTLLILVAVFSLTMIADIFENLRPILLIGGFVFLLYMGWTIWKASAKERDQDPPATAKKQVAFAASVSLLNPHALLDTIGVIGTQSLIFSGVDKWLYMTATISVSWLYFFMLALLGRLIGHKDKNFIFRTVINKLSAITMWVLAIYMLFHL, via the coding sequence ATGGAAGCTTTTATATACGGATTCATTTTAGCTTTTAGTCTCATTCTGCCAATGGGACCACAAAACGTTTTTATTTTTACCCAAGGCATTAACCAACCTACATACAGAAAAGCACTACCCTCAATTTTGACGGCTTCGATTTCTGATACGCTTCTCATTCTCGTTGCGGTGTTTTCATTAACAATGATCGCTGACATCTTTGAAAACTTGAGACCAATCCTTCTTATCGGTGGATTTGTCTTTTTGCTCTATATGGGGTGGACAATTTGGAAAGCAAGTGCGAAAGAGCGTGACCAAGACCCTCCAGCCACAGCGAAAAAACAAGTGGCTTTTGCTGCATCAGTTTCTTTACTAAACCCGCATGCATTACTCGATACGATTGGCGTGATCGGCACCCAGTCCCTTATTTTTTCTGGCGTTGACAAGTGGCTTTATATGACCGCGACGATTTCCGTCTCCTGGTTGTACTTTTTCATGCTTGCTCTTCTTGGTCGACTCATTGGCCATAAAGATAAAAACTTTATTTTTCGTACCGTGATTAATAAACTTTCAGCCATTACGATGTGGGTACTTGCTATTTACATGCTCTTTCACTTGTAA
- a CDS encoding class I SAM-dependent methyltransferase, with protein MTWKGYNDLAWTERIIAPPEEYEEEVRGYIDAIKKHTTLDCKTMLHFGSGAGGHDFHFKKHFDVTGVDISDGMLEIAKERNPEVTYIKGDMRTIALGEKFDVVMIPDSIMYMTTEEEAEQAVQNAAKHCKRNGVILIVTHPKESFHENNFAYNGAKDNVHITIFENNYITSDKTYEAAMVFLIRENGKLSIHQDVHTLGLFSYETWQDFFKKQKLNVHEMDMNDLYDEWLLDYGKYKLKAFILTF; from the coding sequence TTGACATGGAAAGGATATAACGATCTCGCGTGGACGGAACGAATTATTGCGCCTCCAGAAGAGTATGAAGAAGAAGTAAGGGGATATATTGACGCAATCAAAAAACATACAACTCTTGATTGTAAGACGATGCTCCACTTTGGCTCTGGTGCTGGTGGTCACGACTTTCATTTCAAAAAGCATTTTGATGTTACAGGGGTCGATATAAGTGACGGCATGCTTGAAATTGCGAAAGAGCGAAACCCTGAAGTGACGTATATAAAAGGCGATATGAGAACGATCGCTCTTGGTGAAAAATTCGATGTTGTCATGATTCCAGATTCAATTATGTATATGACAACAGAAGAAGAGGCTGAACAAGCTGTACAAAATGCAGCAAAACATTGTAAAAGAAATGGCGTGATCCTCATCGTCACACATCCAAAGGAAAGTTTTCATGAGAATAACTTTGCATATAATGGAGCAAAAGACAATGTGCATATCACGATTTTTGAAAACAATTATATTACCTCTGACAAGACTTACGAAGCCGCAATGGTATTCCTTATTCGTGAAAACGGAAAGCTTTCCATACATCAAGACGTTCATACGTTAGGACTTTTCAGTTACGAGACATGGCAAGATTTTTTCAAAAAACAAAAGCTCAATGTTCACGAAATGGATATGAACGATCTTTACGATGAATGGCTGCTTGACTACGGTAAATATAAGTTAAAAGCGTTTATTCTTACCTTTTAG
- a CDS encoding NUDIX hydrolase: MEKWQGSAAVCINNEGKLLMVLQGKPEEKKKWSVPSGGKEPNESFAQCCIREVWEETGYEVEVVDEVFVKKCSEARVEVPYFCVNVIGGEEQIQDPDQLIYEIAWKNAEELKELELSFPEDRNLLIYLMEKEKRETCSRNS; the protein is encoded by the coding sequence ATGGAGAAATGGCAAGGCTCAGCAGCTGTTTGCATCAATAATGAAGGGAAATTGTTAATGGTGTTACAAGGAAAGCCAGAGGAAAAAAAGAAGTGGTCGGTCCCATCAGGTGGGAAGGAACCGAACGAATCATTTGCACAATGTTGTATTCGTGAGGTTTGGGAAGAAACAGGATATGAAGTAGAAGTTGTAGACGAAGTTTTCGTGAAAAAGTGCTCGGAGGCTCGTGTCGAAGTCCCTTACTTTTGCGTTAATGTCATTGGGGGAGAAGAGCAAATTCAAGACCCAGATCAATTAATTTATGAAATTGCTTGGAAGAACGCAGAAGAATTAAAAGAGTTAGAGCTTTCATTTCCTGAAGATCGAAATTTGTTGATTTATTTGATGGAAAAAGAGAAGCGGGAGACTTGTTCGCGGAATTCGTGA
- a CDS encoding DUF4269 domain-containing protein has protein sequence MFESIDYLQYGNEKQQFAYQAIRQLGVMEDLAAFKPILCGTLPIGIDVEGSDLDVIMEVTDFFQFEKKVKALYRGKEQFRLKRRTIRGLSVIKANFIFQAFEFELFGQPQPVQEQYAYLHMVIEHSVLEQQPHLREAVIALKEKGYKTEPAFCKILGLAGDPYEALVEFGKQNGLI, from the coding sequence ATGTTCGAATCAATTGATTATTTACAATATGGGAACGAAAAACAACAGTTTGCTTATCAAGCGATACGCCAATTAGGGGTGATGGAAGACCTAGCTGCTTTTAAACCTATTCTTTGCGGCACGTTGCCAATCGGCATTGATGTAGAAGGATCTGATTTAGATGTGATTATGGAAGTGACTGATTTCTTTCAGTTTGAAAAGAAGGTCAAAGCTTTGTATAGAGGAAAGGAACAATTTCGATTGAAGAGACGCACGATAAGAGGACTGTCTGTTATAAAAGCCAACTTTATTTTTCAAGCGTTTGAATTTGAATTATTTGGTCAGCCACAACCTGTGCAAGAGCAATATGCTTACCTACATATGGTCATTGAGCACTCGGTATTGGAACAGCAGCCCCATCTAAGAGAAGCAGTCATCGCTTTGAAAGAAAAAGGTTATAAAACGGAACCGGCATTTTGTAAAATCCTCGGGTTAGCAGGAGACCCATATGAGGCTTTGGTTGAGTTCGGTAAACAGAACGGGCTTATTTAG
- a CDS encoding aminoglycoside phosphotransferase family protein — translation MDQYFVENIRFLKDASRVVGLMKGFSYDEKYVIDDQHLLRIFSTDDLERRKNEFDTIKKVGDYSTYVPTALEFGVLEERNVAYMILTYLPGTDAEAAMSQLTREEQYEAGFQSGEELQKLHKVQAPAGYPSWWSVKKKKSDRYLNELKNVPMDEKIKRMLQTYIFENEDIMKRRPNTFQHDDFHPSNLIIHNKKFAGIIDFQRMDWGDPIHDLQKLGFFLKTS, via the coding sequence ATGGACCAATACTTTGTCGAAAACATTCGTTTTTTAAAAGATGCTAGTCGGGTTGTTGGGCTTATGAAAGGTTTTTCCTATGATGAAAAATATGTAATCGATGATCAGCATTTATTACGAATTTTTTCAACTGACGATCTTGAGCGGAGAAAAAATGAGTTCGATACGATTAAAAAGGTGGGAGATTATTCGACCTATGTGCCGACAGCTCTTGAATTTGGTGTGTTAGAAGAGAGGAACGTTGCCTATATGATCCTTACTTATCTTCCAGGCACCGATGCTGAAGCCGCGATGTCTCAGTTAACAAGGGAAGAGCAGTATGAGGCGGGTTTTCAATCTGGCGAAGAGTTGCAGAAGCTTCATAAAGTGCAAGCTCCTGCCGGTTATCCGTCATGGTGGTCCGTGAAAAAGAAGAAAAGTGACCGGTATTTAAACGAGCTCAAGAACGTACCTATGGATGAAAAAATAAAGCGGATGCTTCAAACATACATTTTCGAAAATGAAGATATCATGAAACGCAGACCGAACACGTTTCAACATGATGACTTTCACCCATCAAACTTGATCATACATAATAAAAAGTTTGCTGGTATCATTGATTTTCAAAGAATGGACTGGGGAGATCCAATTCATGACTTGCAAAAACTAGGTTTTTTTCTCAAAACAAGTTAG
- a CDS encoding SDR family oxidoreductase has product MKVFVIGANGQIGRHLVRMLQESNEHTVKAMVRKQEQKQSFEQSGVEAVVADLEGAVGDLAQAMKGFDAVVFTAGSGGQTGADKTLLIDLDGAVKTVEAAEKAGVDRYVMVSAHQAHNRDNWNEKIRHYYVAKHYADRIVEDSRLKYTVIRPGGLLNEPGKGKVTAAENLQRGSIPREDVAKTIVASLNDEHTQNRSFDLISGEDDIEEAVKKI; this is encoded by the coding sequence ATGAAGGTATTTGTTATAGGTGCAAACGGACAAATTGGTAGGCACCTTGTACGCATGTTACAGGAAAGCAATGAGCATACAGTGAAAGCGATGGTAAGAAAACAAGAGCAAAAGCAGTCGTTCGAACAGTCAGGTGTTGAAGCAGTAGTCGCTGATTTAGAAGGGGCTGTTGGTGATCTCGCACAGGCAATGAAAGGTTTTGACGCGGTCGTCTTTACTGCAGGATCGGGTGGTCAAACTGGAGCAGATAAAACGCTATTGATCGACCTCGATGGTGCGGTCAAAACGGTAGAAGCTGCGGAAAAAGCAGGCGTCGACAGATATGTAATGGTTAGTGCACACCAAGCACACAACAGGGATAACTGGAATGAGAAGATTAGACATTACTATGTTGCAAAACACTATGCTGATCGAATCGTTGAAGATAGTAGACTCAAATACACAGTCATCCGACCGGGAGGACTGTTAAATGAGCCAGGTAAAGGAAAAGTTACCGCTGCTGAAAACTTACAACGAGGGTCCATCCCACGTGAAGATGTCGCAAAAACAATCGTCGCCTCTCTAAACGATGAGCATACTCAAAATCGATCGTTCGATCTTATTTCAGGTGAAGATGACATAGAAGAAGCAGTGAAAAAGATATAA
- a CDS encoding YckD family protein — protein sequence MHKFLLGMMAAFILSLGSLGFMPSETNAENMDEVNDVKLTEEQIAEISALHRESLEKNKEIINKYVEYGVFSAEKGQKIITHFEKHYDKLEKNGFIPKWDKNRGKHGDKGERDD from the coding sequence ATGCACAAATTTTTATTAGGAATGATGGCGGCGTTTATTTTGTCTTTAGGTTCCCTTGGATTTATGCCATCTGAGACAAATGCTGAAAATATGGATGAAGTAAACGATGTAAAGTTAACAGAGGAGCAAATCGCTGAAATATCTGCATTACACCGCGAATCGCTAGAAAAAAATAAGGAAATCATCAACAAATACGTTGAGTACGGTGTATTTTCAGCTGAAAAAGGTCAAAAAATCATTACTCATTTTGAAAAACATTATGACAAACTCGAGAAGAACGGTTTCATCCCAAAATGGGATAAAAACCGTGGTAAACACGGTGACAAAGGCGAAAGAGATGATTAA
- a CDS encoding VOC family protein — protein sequence MPHFIPHIATIEIPVSNLDRSIDFYVDVLGVEVIFKGETNAMLSFKKQGIPTIFLVETKKVESLSFENTYTGVTHGVIDFYTPDLKKLHVSLAENDIEVGPLNVHPENGMGGFGFKDPDGNLLSATNVLHEGQ from the coding sequence ATGCCACATTTCATTCCACACATTGCAACAATTGAAATTCCTGTTTCAAACCTCGATAGATCCATAGATTTCTATGTCGATGTTCTCGGCGTTGAGGTGATTTTCAAAGGAGAGACGAACGCAATGCTAAGTTTCAAAAAACAAGGTATTCCGACGATCTTTTTAGTTGAAACGAAAAAAGTCGAAAGTTTATCTTTTGAAAACACGTACACTGGCGTCACACATGGTGTGATAGATTTTTACACACCGGACCTCAAAAAACTTCATGTTTCACTAGCCGAAAATGATATCGAAGTCGGTCCTTTAAATGTTCACCCTGAAAATGGCATGGGTGGCTTCGGGTTTAAAGATCCAGATGGCAATCTTTTAAGTGCAACAAATGTGCTTCATGAGGGGCAGTAA
- the ltrA gene encoding group II intron reverse transcriptase/maturase — METKLMRIAEVAKTNPELKFTSLIHLLNKDSLKECHHQLNGNKAPGILGTTKQEYSENLEGNLQYLINRMKKQSYKPQPVKRVYIDKSGSKKKRPLGIPEYEDKIIQKGLAKILNSIYEQDFLDCSFGFRPNRNCHDALKVLNMYIERRYTNYIVDVDIKGFFDNVDHKWMVEFLKHRINDPNVLRLINRFLKAGYVKDMKWYKDEFGTPQGGLASPILANVYLHYVLDLWFEKHVKKRCKGQAYIVRYADDFVCCFQYHKDAQQFYRALKERLKKFNLEIAEDKTKVIPFGRFAKENEQRTGNHKPPTFKFLGFTHYCSESKQGKFRVKRKTDKKKMRTKLKETKEWLKSKRNLKIQAIMDRLQRSLKGYYNYYCITDNLPTVEEFVYHIRLLLFKWMNRRSQRKSFTWDKFNLFMNKFPLPSPRKKVDIYNLRSHISYIQ, encoded by the coding sequence ATGGAAACAAAACTGATGCGAATAGCTGAAGTAGCGAAAACAAACCCAGAACTAAAATTTACTTCACTGATCCACTTACTGAATAAAGATTCCCTAAAAGAGTGTCATCATCAACTCAACGGAAATAAAGCACCAGGTATATTAGGGACAACGAAACAAGAATACAGTGAAAACCTGGAAGGGAACCTTCAATATCTTATCAATCGAATGAAGAAACAAAGCTACAAACCACAACCAGTTAAACGGGTTTATATTGATAAATCAGGTTCTAAGAAGAAGCGTCCCCTAGGTATCCCAGAGTATGAAGACAAGATCATTCAAAAAGGTTTAGCCAAAATCTTAAATTCAATCTATGAACAAGACTTTCTAGATTGCTCATTTGGCTTCAGGCCAAACCGAAACTGTCATGATGCGCTAAAGGTACTTAATATGTATATTGAAAGAAGGTACACGAACTATATCGTTGATGTAGACATTAAAGGGTTCTTTGACAATGTGGATCACAAATGGATGGTGGAATTTCTAAAACATCGGATCAATGATCCTAACGTATTAAGGTTAATCAATAGATTTCTTAAAGCAGGGTATGTAAAGGATATGAAGTGGTACAAAGATGAATTTGGAACGCCGCAAGGCGGCCTAGCTTCTCCGATTCTTGCAAATGTTTATCTACACTATGTGTTAGACCTATGGTTTGAAAAGCATGTAAAGAAAAGATGCAAAGGACAAGCTTACATAGTGAGGTACGCAGATGATTTTGTATGTTGTTTTCAATATCACAAAGATGCACAACAGTTTTACCGTGCGTTAAAAGAACGATTGAAGAAGTTTAACCTAGAAATCGCTGAAGACAAAACAAAAGTTATTCCATTTGGAAGGTTTGCCAAGGAAAATGAGCAAAGAACAGGGAATCACAAACCACCAACATTTAAATTCTTAGGTTTTACGCACTATTGTAGTGAAAGTAAACAAGGAAAGTTTCGCGTTAAAAGGAAAACCGACAAGAAGAAAATGAGAACAAAACTAAAAGAAACAAAAGAGTGGTTAAAGTCAAAACGCAATCTTAAAATTCAAGCGATTATGGATAGACTCCAACGTTCACTAAAGGGTTACTACAACTACTACTGTATCACTGATAACCTTCCTACCGTGGAGGAATTTGTCTATCATATAAGACTCCTTCTATTCAAATGGATGAATAGAAGGAGTCAAAGGAAATCTTTTACATGGGATAAGTTTAACCTTTTCATGAATAAATTTCCATTACCGTCACCAAGAAAGAAAGTAGATATTTATAATCTGAGGTCACATATCAGCTATATTCAGTAA
- a CDS encoding M20 metallopeptidase family protein yields MIHSLFDRLEEIYSELVDFRRDMHMYPEISNEEVETPKKIAEYLRNLGIEVKTGVGGRGVVGTLKGGKPGKTVALRADFDALPIQDEKKVDYRSRVPGVMHACGHDIHTSALLGVAKVLSEVREELSGTVVFIHQHAEEATPGGAKVMIEDGCLDGVDVIYGAHVMSHIPFGQFAVREGYFSSAQDDFKIEVMGKGGHGSMPHMTVDPLVTASQLVVNLQQIVSRNVNPLEAAVVTVGSFHSGEANNVIPDKAMIKGTVRTYNDEVRRNIEIALRRVATSTCEGTGAKANIEFFGDCPSIYNDSKETDRVKEMATLIFDEGKVVEAEPLMGSEDYSLYQQHVPGVYFIVGGENRDINAVYPHHHPKFNVDERSMKDISKVFISSVLNYLSDGKVKPEKK; encoded by the coding sequence TTGATTCATTCCCTTTTTGATAGATTAGAAGAAATTTATTCAGAACTTGTAGATTTTCGTAGAGATATGCATATGTATCCTGAAATTTCTAATGAAGAAGTCGAAACGCCGAAGAAAATTGCTGAATATTTGAGAAATCTAGGTATTGAAGTTAAAACCGGTGTTGGTGGACGTGGTGTTGTCGGTACTCTCAAAGGTGGGAAGCCCGGTAAAACGGTGGCGCTTCGTGCCGATTTTGATGCATTACCAATTCAAGATGAAAAAAAAGTAGACTACCGTTCACGTGTTCCTGGTGTGATGCACGCTTGTGGGCACGATATTCATACATCGGCTTTGTTAGGGGTTGCAAAAGTTCTCAGCGAGGTACGTGAGGAACTTTCAGGTACAGTCGTTTTTATTCACCAACATGCAGAAGAGGCAACACCAGGTGGAGCAAAAGTGATGATTGAAGATGGCTGTTTAGATGGTGTCGATGTCATTTATGGTGCTCATGTTATGAGTCATATACCATTTGGACAATTTGCCGTTCGTGAAGGGTATTTCTCTTCTGCTCAAGATGACTTCAAAATTGAAGTCATGGGAAAAGGCGGGCATGGGTCGATGCCGCATATGACAGTTGATCCATTAGTGACAGCTAGTCAACTCGTTGTGAATTTACAGCAAATTGTTAGCCGAAACGTTAATCCGTTAGAAGCGGCAGTAGTGACCGTGGGGTCATTCCATAGTGGTGAGGCGAACAACGTTATCCCTGATAAAGCGATGATTAAAGGAACGGTGCGTACATATAATGACGAAGTTCGGAGAAATATTGAGATCGCGTTACGAAGAGTGGCAACATCTACGTGTGAAGGAACAGGAGCAAAAGCGAACATTGAATTTTTCGGTGATTGTCCATCAATTTATAATGACTCGAAAGAAACAGATCGTGTGAAAGAGATGGCAACACTCATTTTTGATGAAGGTAAAGTGGTGGAAGCAGAACCTTTAATGGGAAGTGAAGATTATTCACTTTATCAACAACACGTACCAGGAGTGTACTTTATCGTAGGTGGTGAAAACCGAGACATCAATGCTGTCTATCCGCATCATCACCCGAAGTTCAACGTCGATGAACGTTCGATGAAAGATATCAGCAAAGTATTCATCAGCTCCGTACTAAATTACTTGTCAGACGGGAAAGTAAAACCTGAAAAAAAGTAA
- a CDS encoding helix-turn-helix domain-containing protein — MIGNRLKTLRIQRNLTQEELSEGIISSSYISQIENDKKVIPRYIAEDLANKLNVPVDYLLGKDLEKNVSSIKQQLVNAFRFIDEKNYAAFIQQVNELKQSHKESISHPDVRTYLQVANIFIEFKKKNYQAVKTMTTDLVKDAPHFDPYPHMIINRIQGGLAYFHHEYEESIAHYKKATDIAAVNEFKDQIGRLYQFMGTCHAIIDNFYKAIQAFYSALHWFQEVADLKGQVCTYINLGNALADIQEEEEAVRHYKKAQSLIAYLNDAYLESTIEYNMAFSEFNLNNISKALSHLNRAIDIKKKLNDDCGLVRCQLLKCEINLADQDLKEMRRTLFNMLYRMDHINDPQILARYYRTFGDYFYTHGKMHEYENYYKKSIKYYEEINLSKEISKLYFSLAENTGNEQYYKYSAQHVN, encoded by the coding sequence GTGATTGGTAATCGACTGAAAACATTAAGAATACAAAGGAACCTTACCCAAGAAGAATTGTCAGAAGGCATAATTTCTTCGTCCTACATATCTCAAATCGAAAACGACAAGAAAGTGATACCGAGATATATTGCGGAGGATCTTGCAAACAAGTTAAATGTACCTGTTGATTACCTATTAGGAAAAGATTTAGAGAAAAATGTCTCTTCGATTAAGCAGCAACTTGTCAATGCATTTCGTTTCATCGACGAAAAAAATTACGCAGCATTCATACAACAAGTAAACGAGTTAAAACAAAGTCACAAAGAATCTATAAGTCATCCCGATGTAAGGACTTACCTTCAGGTCGCTAATATTTTTATAGAGTTTAAAAAGAAAAATTATCAAGCAGTGAAAACAATGACGACCGACTTAGTCAAAGACGCCCCTCACTTTGATCCGTATCCTCACATGATTATTAATCGGATACAAGGCGGTCTCGCATATTTTCATCATGAATATGAGGAAAGTATCGCTCATTACAAAAAAGCAACCGACATCGCGGCAGTTAATGAGTTTAAAGATCAAATAGGCCGACTTTATCAATTCATGGGAACGTGTCATGCAATCATTGATAACTTTTACAAAGCAATCCAAGCCTTCTACTCAGCACTTCATTGGTTTCAGGAAGTAGCCGATTTAAAGGGGCAAGTATGCACGTATATTAATTTAGGAAATGCTTTAGCAGATATTCAAGAGGAAGAAGAAGCTGTTCGCCATTATAAAAAAGCACAATCCTTAATCGCATATTTGAATGATGCATATTTAGAATCAACGATTGAATATAATATGGCGTTTTCAGAATTTAATTTGAATAACATATCGAAAGCCTTATCTCATTTAAATCGTGCAATTGATATAAAGAAAAAACTCAACGACGATTGTGGATTAGTTAGGTGTCAGCTATTGAAGTGTGAAATCAATTTGGCTGATCAAGACTTAAAAGAAATGCGCAGAACATTATTTAACATGCTATATCGCATGGATCATATTAATGATCCGCAGATCCTCGCACGGTATTACCGTACTTTTGGCGATTACTTTTATACACACGGCAAAATGCATGAATACGAAAACTACTATAAAAAATCGATTAAGTACTATGAAGAAATCAATCTTTCAAAAGAAATTTCAAAGCTCTATTTTTCTTTAGCAGAAAACACCGGCAACGAACAGTACTATAAATATTCTGCTCAACATGTTAATTAA
- a CDS encoding S8 family peptidase, which yields MKKVFAMFMAVTLVIGLYVPAMSADEQTDDYLVMFNGPAEKGVLQAFGVEDEDILHAFDLLPAFHLELTAGQAQGLANHPQIEHVEENAVAEALGQTVPWGVPHVQGTDVHDMGYTGSGLNVAILDTGIDNTHEDLAANVKGGYSVFDDADNSDPFYDGNGHGTHVAGTVGAIDNDLGVLGVAHSTNLYAVKVLNNDGSGSYAGIAEGIEWSIQNDMDIINMSLGGSQSSSILEEFSNLAYEEGVLVVAAAGNSGNRGGNNDTVGYPANYESVIAVAAVDENNNRATFSSTGPAVELSAPGVSVLSTVPGDGYDSYNGTSMASPHVAGVAALVWEANPGLSNVELRELLQETAVDLGASHQYGHGLVQAKAAIQ from the coding sequence ATGAAAAAAGTTTTTGCGATGTTCATGGCCGTAACGTTAGTGATCGGTTTATATGTACCAGCGATGAGTGCGGATGAACAAACAGATGATTATTTAGTAATGTTTAATGGCCCTGCTGAAAAAGGAGTTTTACAAGCTTTTGGTGTAGAGGATGAGGATATTCTCCACGCATTTGACTTATTGCCAGCTTTTCACCTTGAACTTACTGCTGGTCAGGCTCAAGGGTTAGCGAACCACCCGCAAATTGAGCATGTCGAGGAGAACGCTGTAGCAGAAGCTTTAGGGCAAACGGTACCTTGGGGTGTTCCACATGTTCAAGGAACAGACGTGCATGATATGGGCTATACAGGTAGTGGACTGAATGTCGCAATACTAGATACGGGAATTGATAATACTCATGAGGATCTCGCTGCAAATGTGAAAGGCGGATATTCTGTATTTGATGATGCAGACAATAGCGACCCGTTTTATGATGGAAACGGTCATGGTACACATGTTGCCGGAACAGTTGGTGCGATTGATAATGACCTAGGCGTTCTAGGTGTTGCCCATTCAACGAACCTTTATGCTGTTAAAGTTCTTAACAATGACGGTAGTGGCTCTTATGCTGGTATCGCTGAAGGAATTGAATGGTCCATCCAAAACGACATGGATATTATTAACATGAGTTTAGGTGGCTCTCAATCATCATCGATTTTAGAAGAGTTTAGTAATCTAGCATATGAAGAGGGCGTATTAGTTGTCGCTGCTGCAGGGAACAGTGGAAACCGTGGCGGTAATAACGACACGGTCGGATATCCTGCCAACTATGAATCTGTCATTGCGGTTGCTGCAGTAGATGAAAATAACAACCGCGCTACGTTCTCAAGTACTGGTCCGGCTGTTGAATTATCAGCTCCTGGAGTAAGTGTTCTAAGTACGGTTCCTGGAGATGGTTATGATTCTTATAACGGAACGTCTATGGCATCACCACACGTTGCTGGTGTAGCTGCACTTGTTTGGGAAGCGAACCCAGGTTTATCAAATGTTGAACTGCGTGAACTTCTACAAGAAACAGCAGTTGACTTAGGTGCTTCGCACCAATATGGTCATGGACTTGTTCAAGCGAAAGCGGCAATTCAATAA